The following are encoded in a window of Fusarium oxysporum f. sp. lycopersici 4287 chromosome 5, whole genome shotgun sequence genomic DNA:
- a CDS encoding enhancer-polycomb-like protein 1 (At least one base has a quality score < 10) translates to MTTEDDEFLKQYNSKPPAAGALSEDDFERIMEVFEDTAAEQTPFAAVDNTVAAYDMMVPALHELGSPAILQHAKPVYEYWKSRRQEAGNKPLHPTLKFETHQETDDTDPFVCFRRREPRQTRKTRARDNKIAETLKKLRRELEDGRQLVLVAYEREMLKRELMSMDRALFEERARLKETKLRLGIKGEDEDLVNQKPQKRKPAEPPVIRQPTGAHLRQPVRSDGRTLDADLVLLSDKLAEKENELRLDIEMKVQNHRKWNHNHIDLTGEPLSPVKEQGTEVKFRQAKTQYLMTPPASTSSEMEVDTHIPDATQVDKREAPVFQFSAGSNEPSKGSQPSFRRRIGRLNRLWIDRRGMVTPPPEHGEMSDRWRYDSDSDDDEPPVYEVDPFDTRALKFRATIPLNPYMFRGRPAVPPDAVVAAQAQAGNRVLPSPAAAQAAAHAHAQAHAQAAAQAHLAMKAQAKAAAVAQAQAQAAQTVP, encoded by the exons ATGACCACGGAGGACGATGAGTTTCTCAAACAGTATAATAGTAAACCACCCGCTGCCGGTGCACTTTCTGAGGATGACTTTGAACGCATCATGGAGGTGTTTGAAGACACGGCGGCGGAGCAGACACCATTCGCAGCAGTCGATAATACCGTTGCCGCCTATGACATGATGGTACCTGCACTTCACGAACTTGGGTCGCCGGCTATCCTTCAACATGCTAAGCCAGTATACGAATACTGGAAGTCAAGGCGACAGGAGGCTGGCAATAAGCCATTGCATCCCACTCTCAAGTTTGAGACTCATCAGGAGACTGATGACACGGATCCCTTCGTCTGTTTCAGACGACGCGAGCCGCGCCAGACTCGAAAGACCAGAGCTCGTGACAACAAAATCGCAGAAACACTCAAGAAGTTGCGACGAGAACTTGAGGATGGCCGGCAATTGGTACTTGTCGCATATGAACGTGAAATGTTGAAGCGAGAGCTCATGTCGATGGACCGTGCTCTGTTTGAAGAAAGGGCAAGACTCAAGGAAACCAAACTTCGTCTGGGCATCAAaggcgaggacgaggatcTCGTCAATCAAAAG CCTCAGAAACGCAAGCCTGCAGAGCCCCCAGTTATCCGACAGCCCACCGGTGCCCACTTGCGGCAACCTGTACGGTCTGATGGAAGAACGCTTGATGCcgatcttgtcttgttgtcAGACAAGCTGGCAGAGAAGGAGAATGAACTTCGACTTGACATAGAAATGAAGGTCCAGAACCACCGGAAGTGGAACCATAACCATATTGACCTAACTGGGGAGCCGCTCTCGCCAGTCAAGGAACAGGGCACAGAAGTCAAGTTCCGACAAGCTAAGACGCAGTACTTGATGACACCCCCGGCTTCCACGTCGTCAGAAATGGAAGTGGACACACACATACCTGATGCCACGCAAGTGGACAAACGTGAGGCACCTGTCTTCCAGTTTTCTGCTGGATCAAATGAGCCTTCCAAGGGTAGCCAACCTTCGTTCCGTCGGCGCATTGGTCGACTGAACCGATTGTGGATTGATCGAAGAGGTATGGTGACGCCACCGCCGGAACATGGTGAGATGTCGGATCGGTGGAGGTACGACTCGGATTCAGATGACGATGAGCCGCCTGTGTATGAGGTTGATCCCTTTGATACCCGAGCATTGAAGTTCCGGGCAACGATTCCGTTGAATCCATACATGTTTAGAGGACGCCCAGCAGTACCACCAGATGCTGTGGTAGCAGCCCAAGCACAAGCAGGTAACAGAGTACTACCAtcgccagcagcagcacaaGCGGCGGCGCATGCGCATGCTCAAGCCCATGCTCAAGCGGCAGCACAAGCACATCTGGCGATGAAAGCGCAAGCTAAAGCGGCGGCGGTTgcacaagcacaagctcaagcagcCCAGACGGTACCGTAA
- a CDS encoding L-asparaginase, with translation MSETGSHGSPALKAPETSYPESRVLIIGTGGTICMQQGPDGLQPTDNFLENAMAPRPSFNDFSNPDTLPAVRDGEKIQIDSLRTPATAYNRHVRYGIIEFSPLLDSSSISAHDWDAMASCVQENYHLFDGFVILHGTDSLAYTASALSFMMENLGKPVILTGSQAPIFALQSDGVDNLLGSLIIAGTFTIPEVCLFFHHRLYRGNRSAKVSATEFEAFASPNCEPIAKVNGLGISVNWPLVLRPTSIAKFHVTKGLDTTHVACLRVFPGIKPEMIDAVLHLPDIRGLILETFGMGNIPGGAEGRLTQIIKAAVERGIVVVNVSQCVNGFVSPVYAPGTVLGRAGVIFGLDLTAEAALTKVSYLLAQTNLSVKEIQEKLSRSLRGEMTEIAHQSFSHPSGSLDFAASHLTPSETAFSALGYAIENGELGLVKELLQGEGAQLLKQSDYAGNTAVHLAAVAGRTEILLELLQRGASVHERNKANHSPLFVAVKSGQEPCAQLLRIAGAHLAVEERDSMPGYVTPKYNSHIGGHGF, from the exons ATGAGTGAGACAGGCTCTCACGGCTCTCCTGCCTTGAAGGCTCCCGAGACCAGTTACCCCGAGTCTCGAGTCCTTATCATCGGCACAGGAGGAACGATTTGTATGCAGCAAGGCCCTGATGGTCTTCAACCAACAGACAACTTCTTGGAGAATGCTATGGCTCCTCGCCCATCATTCAATGACTTCTCAAATCCAG ATACGCTCCCCGCTGTTCGTGATGGAGAGAAGATCCAGATTGATAGTCTTCGCACTCCTGCTACAGCATACAATCGCCATGTCCGCTATGGTATCATCGAGTTCAGTCCTCTGCTAGATTCCAGCTCTATCTCCGCCCACGATTGGGATGCTATGGCCTCATGTGTTCAAGAGAATTATCATCTATTTGACGGTTTCGTCATTCTTCATGGAACAGACTCTCTCGCTTACACGGCCTCTGCGCTCTCCTTCATGATGGAGAACCTGGGCAAGCCCGTGATCCTCACTGGCTCTCAGGCGCCCATCTTTGCACTTCAATCCGACGGTGTCGACAACTTATTAGGAtccctcatcatcgccggAACATTCACCATTCCTGAAGTCTGCCTATTCTTCCACCACCGTCTGTACCGTGGAAACCGCAGCGCAAAGGTGTCAGCAACAGAGTTCGAGGCTTTTGCCAGCCCCAACTGCGAGCCCATCGCCAAGGTCAATGGCCTCGGCATCAGTGTTAATTGGCCTCTTGTTCTACGACCAACCTCGATTGCCAAGTTTCACGTCACAAAGGGTCTTGACACTACTCATGTTGCCTGTTTGCGCGTGTTTCCTGGTATCAAGCCTGAGATGATCGACGCTGTGCTTCACTTGCCCGATATCCGTGGTCTTATTCTTGAGACATTTGGCATGGGTAACATCCCTGGCGGTGCTGAGGGTCGTCTCACGCAGATCATCAAGGCGGCTGTTGAGCGTGGCATTGTCGTTGTAAATGTTAGTCAATGTGTCAATGGCTTTGTCTCTCCCGTTTATGCTCCCGGTACTGTTCTCGGCCGAGCTGGTGTCATCTTTGGGCTCGACTTGACTGCTGAGGCGGCGCTCACCAAAGTCTCCTATCTACTCGCTCAAACAAACCTCTCTGTCAAGGAAATTCAGGAGAAACTCTCCCGGTCGCTCCGTGGCGAGATGACAGAGATTGCCCACCAGAGCTTCTCTCACCCCTCCGGCTCACTCGACTTTGCCGCATCCCATCTTACGCCAAGCGAGACTGCATTCTCGGCACTCGGATACGCAATTGAGAATGGCGAATTGGGACTCGTCAAGGAATTACTGCAAGGTGAAGGtgctcaacttctcaagcagTCAGACTACGCAGGCAACACAGCGGTGCATCTCGCAGCGGTGGCCGGCAGAACCGAGATCCTCCTTGAGCTGCTACAGCGGGGCGCCAGCGTCCACGAGCGCAACAAGGCCAACCACTCGCCTCTGTTTGTCGCTGTCAAGTCAGGCCAGGAGCCTTGTGCACAATTGCTGCGCATTGCTGGTGCTCATCTGGCGGTGGAGGAGAGGGATTCTATGCCTGGTTACGTGACACCCAAGTACAACAGTCACATTGGAGGACATGGCTTCTGA
- a CDS encoding CMGC/CDK protein kinase yields MSDSTPDGTSPRTFALNHLRPKSSFKGCSRISDYELLGKLGEGTFGEVHRARLRKTGTLVALKKIIMHHEKDGFPITALREIKLLKLLSHKNILRLEDMAIEHPTRQTDKRKKPIVYMATPYMDHDLSGLLDNPSVHFKEPQIKCYMLQLLEGLRYLHDSRILHRDMKAANLLINNQGILQIADFGLARHYEGDVPKAGQAYGPGRRDYTGLVVTRWYRPPELLLQLRQYTPAIDVWGVGCVLGEMLFGKPILAGESDAHQLDMIWDLMGSPNEDNMPGWKQLPGADHLSPRPRTGNLQNRFREYGSGAVSLLKELLKLDWRTRINAVDALQHPWFKMAPLPLEPHEIPVYEESHELDRRKFHDRKAALPPAPKGGTVGIGPDAKGATAGFNSNEPYGNGRNGVNGGRYRNGPDERRPAWQRDRGAGLPPRPPPNDDADYRERGPPRGRGAPGPRAPDVDTYIPAYNRDDPGRRRDDRPPPPPRDDRRRRNSREDRRYDRDRGTISRSRSPRHDRSRDRDRQDRDRPDRDAYRR; encoded by the exons ATGTCAGACTCGACGCCTGATGGCACTTCGCCTCGAACCTTTGCGCTCAACCACTTGAGACCAAAATCAAGTTTCAAGGGATGCTCCCGTATTTCCGACTATGAATTGTTGGGCAAGCTGGGAGAAGGAACCTTTGG TGAGGTTCACCGCGCCCGCTTGCGCAAGACCGGCACACTTGTCGCCTTGAAAAAGATCATCATGCATCATGAAAAGGATGGC TTTCCCATTACTGCCCTTCGCGAGAttaagcttctcaagctcttaTCGCACAAGAACATCCTGAGGCTCGAGGACATGGCCATCGAGCACCCAACCAGACAGA CCGATAAGCGCAAAAAGCCCATCGTATACATGGCCACTCCCTATATGGATCACGATCTTTCCGGTCTTCTCGATAACCCCTCGGTCCATTTCAAGGAGCCTCAAATCAAGTGCTACATGCTCCAACTGCTCGAAGGCCTGCGATATCTCCACGACAGCCGCATTCTGCACCGAGACATGAAAGCTGCCAAcctgctcatcaacaaccaaggTATCCTTCAGATTGCCGATTTCGGTCTCGCTCGACACTACGAAGGAGATGTTCCCAAGGCTGGTCAAGCCTACGGTCCAGGAAGGCGAGATTATACTGGTCTGGTGGTTACTCGATGGTACCGACCACCTGAGCTTTTGCTACAACTACGGCAATACACCCCCGCTATTGACGTTTGGGGAGTAGG CTGTGTGTTAGGCGAGATGCTCTTCGGAAAGCCCATTCTGGCCGGCGAAAGTGACGCACATCAGCTTGACATGATCTGGGACTTGATGGGATCCCCTAATGAAGATAATATGCCCGGGTGGAAGCAATTGCCTGGGGCTGATCATCTGTCCCCACGGCCACGAACTGGCAACCTCCAGAACAGATTTAGAGA GTACGGCTCAGGCGCAGTCTCGTTATTGAAAGAGCTTCTTAAGCTAGACTGGCGGACACGAATCAACGCAGTGGATGCCTTACAACACCCATGGTTCAAGATGGCGCCTCTACCGTTAGAGCCCCACGAGATCCCCGTTTATGAAGAAAGCCACGAGCTGGATAGAAGAAAGTTCCACGACCGCAAGGCTGCCTTGCCCCCTGCCCCCAAGGGTGGGACTGTAGGTATTGGCCCAGATGCGAAGGGCGCCACAGCGGGCTTCAACAGCAATGAGCCTTACGGAAATGGCCGTAATGGTGTGAACGGAGGCAGATACCGCAACGGACCAGATGAAAGGCGCCCCGCTTGGCAACGAGATCGAGGCGCCGGGTTACCGCCACGTCCACCTCCGAACGACGACGCGGACTATCGTGAGCGAGGACCCCCTCGTGGTAGAGGAGCACCTGGGCCAAGAGCCCCAGATGTCGACACGTACATACCCGCCTATAATCGGGATGACCCAGGTCGACGGAGGGACGACCgccctcctccaccacccaGAGATGATCGTCGGCGCCGCAACAGCAGAGAAGACCGACGCTACGATAGAGACCGTGGCACCATCAGCCGCAGTAGGTCACCCAGGCATGATCGGTCAAGAGATCGAGACAGGCAAGACCGTGATAGGCCAGACCGTGATGCGTACCGGAGATAG
- a CDS encoding enhancer-polycomb-like protein 1 (At least one base has a quality score < 10), which produces MSSRKVRVKKLNVKTTLPVLREDQIDPSEYEALTTDNQIATGVEQAEENEYHLQTILKEAGTSNDQEIPVPPPQESDINYDELYPVPFHKPSSYIRFSQTVEECISCLYDMTTEDDEFLKQYNSKPPAAGALSEDDFERIMEVFEDTAAEQTPFAAVDNTVAAYDMMVPALHELGSPAILQHAKPVYEYWKSRRQEAGNKPLHPTLKFETHQETDDTDPFVCFRRREPRQTRKTRARDNKIAETLKKLRRELEDGRQLVLVAYEREMLKRELMSMDRALFEERARLKETKLRLGIKGEDEDLVNQKPQKRKPAEPPVIRQPTGAHLRQPVRSDGRTLDADLVLLSDKLAEKENELRLDIEMKVQNHRKWNHNHIDLTGEPLSPVKEQGTEVKFRQAKTQYLMTPPASTSSEMEVDTHIPDATQVDKREAPVFQFSAGSNEPSKGSQPSFRRRIGRLNRLWIDRRGMVTPPPEHGEMSDRWRYDSDSDDDEPPVYEVDPFDTRALKFRATIPLNPYMFRGRPAVPPDAVVAAQAQAGNRVLPSPAAAQAAAHAHAQAHAQAAAQAHLAMKAQAKAAAVAQAQAQAAQTVP; this is translated from the exons ATGTCATCACGCAAAGTCCGCGTCAAGAAGTTGAACGTCAAGACGACGCTTCCAGTTCTTCGCGAAGACCAGATCGATCCGAGCGAGTATGAAGCTTTAACGACCGATAATCAAATCGCGACCGGTGTCGAGCAGGCCGAGGAAAAC GAATACCATCTTCAAACCATTCTCAAGGAGGCAGGAACCAGCAATGACCAAGAAATTCCTGTTCCGCCTCCCCAGGAGAGCGACATCAACTATGATGAGCTCTATCCTGTCCCTTTTCACAAACCCTCCTCTTACATCCGTTTTTCACAAACAGTTGAGGAGTGTATATCATGTCTCTATGACATGACCACGGAGGACGATGAGTTTCTCAAACAGTATAATAGTAAACCACCCGCTGCCGGTGCACTTTCTGAGGATGACTTTGAACGCATCATGGAGGTGTTTGAAGACACGGCGGCGGAGCAGACACCATTCGCAGCAGTCGATAATACCGTTGCCGCCTATGACATGATGGTACCTGCACTTCACGAACTTGGGTCGCCGGCTATCCTTCAACATGCTAAGCCAGTATACGAATACTGGAAGTCAAGGCGACAGGAGGCTGGCAATAAGCCATTGCATCCCACTCTCAAGTTTGAGACTCATCAGGAGACTGATGACACGGATCCCTTCGTCTGTTTCAGACGACGCGAGCCGCGCCAGACTCGAAAGACCAGAGCTCGTGACAACAAAATCGCAGAAACACTCAAGAAGTTGCGACGAGAACTTGAGGATGGCCGGCAATTGGTACTTGTCGCATATGAACGTGAAATGTTGAAGCGAGAGCTCATGTCGATGGACCGTGCTCTGTTTGAAGAAAGGGCAAGACTCAAGGAAACCAAACTTCGTCTGGGCATCAAaggcgaggacgaggatcTCGTCAATCAAAAG CCTCAGAAACGCAAGCCTGCAGAGCCCCCAGTTATCCGACAGCCCACCGGTGCCCACTTGCGGCAACCTGTACGGTCTGATGGAAGAACGCTTGATGCcgatcttgtcttgttgtcAGACAAGCTGGCAGAGAAGGAGAATGAACTTCGACTTGACATAGAAATGAAGGTCCAGAACCACCGGAAGTGGAACCATAACCATATTGACCTAACTGGGGAGCCGCTCTCGCCAGTCAAGGAACAGGGCACAGAAGTCAAGTTCCGACAAGCTAAGACGCAGTACTTGATGACACCCCCGGCTTCCACGTCGTCAGAAATGGAAGTGGACACACACATACCTGATGCCACGCAAGTGGACAAACGTGAGGCACCTGTCTTCCAGTTTTCTGCTGGATCAAATGAGCCTTCCAAGGGTAGCCAACCTTCGTTCCGTCGGCGCATTGGTCGACTGAACCGATTGTGGATTGATCGAAGAGGTATGGTGACGCCACCGCCGGAACATGGTGAGATGTCGGATCGGTGGAGGTACGACTCGGATTCAGATGACGATGAGCCGCCTGTGTATGAGGTTGATCCCTTTGATACCCGAGCATTGAAGTTCCGGGCAACGATTCCGTTGAATCCATACATGTTTAGAGGACGCCCAGCAGTACCACCAGATGCTGTGGTAGCAGCCCAAGCACAAGCAGGTAACAGAGTACTACCAtcgccagcagcagcacaaGCGGCGGCGCATGCGCATGCTCAAGCCCATGCTCAAGCGGCAGCACAAGCACATCTGGCGATGAAAGCGCAAGCTAAAGCGGCGGCGGTTgcacaagcacaagctcaagcagcCCAGACGGTACCGTAA
- a CDS encoding glycoprotein endopeptidase KAE1, producing the protein MAFKDKSSYIALGCEGSANKLGIGVILHTPTETKILSNLRDTFVSPPGTGFLPKDTAAHHRAHFVRLAREALAEAKITPKDVDCICYTKGPGMGAPLNSVAVAARALSLLWDRPLVGVNHCVGHIEMGRYITGADNPVVLYVSGGNSQVIAYAEQRYRIFGETLDIAVGNCLDRFARTLEISNDPAPGYNIEQLAKKGSKLLDIPYAVKGMDCSFSGILASADALAAQMKAGADFTPEDLCFSLQETVFAMLVEITERAMAHVGSSQVLIVGGVGCNERLQEMMGHMARERGGSVYATDERFCIDNGIMIAHAGLLAYETGFRTSLEESTCTQRFRTDEVFIKWRD; encoded by the coding sequence ATGGCCTTCAAAGACAAATCCTCCTACATTGCGCTCGGCTGCGAAGGCTCTGCCAACAAGCTCGGCATAGGTGTCATTCTCCACACTCCCACAGAGACAAAAATCCTCTCCAACCTCCGCGACACCTTCGTCTCCCCTCCAGGAACAGGCTTCCTCCCCAAAGACACAGCAGCCCACCACCGCGCCCACTTTGTCCGTCTCGCACGCGAAGCCCTCGCCGAAGCGAAAATCACTCCCAAAGATGTCGATTGTATCTGCTACACGAAGGGCCCGGGTATGGGCGCCCCGCTGAactctgttgctgttgcggCTAGAGCATTGAGTTTACTCTGGGATAGACCCCTTGTTGGCGTGAATCATTGCGTGGGGCATATCGAGATGGGGAGATATATCACTGGTGCTGATAACCCGGTTGTGTTATACGTTTCGGGTGGTAATTCGCAGGTAATTGCGTATGCCGAGCAGCGATACAGGATATTTGGCGAAACACTTGATATAGCAGTTGGAAACTGTCTCGATCGGTTCGCCCGCACATTAGAAATCAGCAACGATCCCGCGCCGGGATATAACATCGAACAACTCGCCAAGAAGGGGAGCAAGCTCCTCGATATCCCCTACGCAGTCAAGGGCATGGACTGTTCGTTCTCTGGAATTCTGGCTTCGGCGGATGCACTCGCTGCACAGATGAAGGCCGGCGCGGATTTCACACCAGAAGATTTATGTTTCTCACTACAAGAGACAGTATTCGCGATGTTGGTGGAGATCACAGAGCGGGCTATGGCTCACGTCGGGTCGTCGCAGGTCCTCATTGTGGGAGGTGTAGGATGTAATGAGAGGTTGCAGGAGATGATGGGACATATGGCAAGGGAGCGAGGAGGATCGGTTTACGCTACCGATGAGAGATTCTGCATCGATAACGGAATCATGATTGCGCACGCTGGTTTGTTGGCTTATGAGACAGGGTTTAGGACGTCTTTGGAGGAGAGTACATGTACACAGAGATTCAGAACTGATGAGGTCTTTATCAAATGGAGAGACTGA